The Gammaproteobacteria bacterium region GCATAAACCCGTAGGCGAAATCCTCCAGGTCGGCCGGGCTGGCCAGCATGACGGCGTAATCGATGCAGTTCACCCGCAGCGCGACCGGCACCTCTTCCGGCACGCGCCGCTGCCCGCGTTCAAGGCCCGCGCCGTCCCAGTGCCCCGTTCGCACTTCCCGATAGGGCGCGGTT contains the following coding sequences:
- a CDS encoding sulfurtransferase FdhD; its protein translation is MDARSVVELPQPRTAPYREVRTGHWDGAGLERGQRRVPEEVPVALRVNCIDYAVMLASPADLEDFAYGFM